A window of the Lactuca sativa cultivar Salinas chromosome 5, Lsat_Salinas_v11, whole genome shotgun sequence genome harbors these coding sequences:
- the LOC111890635 gene encoding uncharacterized protein LOC111890635 gives MAIAKVIREEQAGRFHEFGDSDEDDFRFSLDLSEEGVSAKEIDSRGWTVFPLFNRDLLIKVEVKSKDNEIHASDSITSSLQKLFIDEPEESSCSSSEADKLEALPSGIFCVWRPKTESGSSPIMHVE, from the coding sequence ATGGCTATCGCCAAAGTCATACGTGAAGAACAGGCCGGTCGATTTCACGAATTTGGGGATTCCGATGAAGACGATTTTAGATTCTCGTTAGATTTAAGTGAAGAAGGAGTTTCAGCAAAAGAGATCGATTCGCGAGGCTGGACTGTTTTTCCTCTTTTCAATCGCGATCTTCTCATCAAGGTTGAAGTTAAATCAAAGGATAATGAGATTCATGCTTCTGATTCAATCACCAGTTCATTACAGAAGTTGTTCATTGATGAACCAGAAGAATCTTCATGTTCATCATCAGAAGCCGACAAATTGGAAGCTCTACCTTCTGGAATTTTCTGTGTGTGGAGGCCTAAGACGGAAAGTGGATCATCACCTATTATGCATGTGGAGTAG
- the LOC111890645 gene encoding protein ENHANCED PSEUDOMONAS SUSCEPTIBILITY 1 yields MPSSSSSTTATDSVAIISKCKIHPDKNSIIKSLKLSVSDLPMLSCQYIQKGVLLSQPPLPPHQLIPLLKLSLSKTLSHFPALAGRLSTDDKGHVNIICNDSGVEFVHSTATHLFTHQILLPNCDVHPCFKTFFAFDKTLSYAGHHQPIAAVQVTELGDGVFIGCTVNHAVVDGTSFWNFFNTFAEISKGAMKVTNSPNFCRENVFNSPVVLPLPDGGPAATFSGDEPLRERIIHFSRESILKMKFRANNPLWKPQNSDLNDAEIYGKANNDGNGKPNGTLKPKSEISSFQSLCAQLWRSVTRARNFHDTKTTTFRMAVNCRHRLDPKVDPFYFGNLIQSIPTVASVGDLLSHDLSWAANQLHQNVVAHDNATVRRGVKDWESNPKLFPLGNFDGAMITMGSSPRFPMYNNDFGWGRPMAIRSGKANKFDGKISAFPGRDGDGSIDLEVVLAPETMAGLECDQEFMQYVS; encoded by the coding sequence ATGCCttcgtcttcttcttctacaactgCAACTGATTCAGTTGCCATAATCTCCAAATGCAAAATTCATCCAGACAAAAACTCCATAATCAAATCCTTGAAGCTCTCAGTTTCTGATCTTCCTATGCTCTCTTGCCAATACATCCAAAAGGGTGTCTTGCTCTCTCAACCTCCTTTGCCTCCCCACCAACTAATTCCCCTCCtcaaactttctctctctaaaaccctGTCTCATTTCCCGGCCCTCGCCGGCCGCCTCTCCACCGACGACAAAGGGCATGTCAACATTATCTGCAACGATTCCGGTGTGGAGTTCGTTCATTCCACCGCTACCCATCTCTTCACACATCAAATTCTACTCCCCAATTGCGACGTTCACCCATGCTTCAAGACTTTCTTTGCTTTTGACAAGACCTTGAGTTACGCCGGGCACCACCAACCAATCGCCGCCGTGCAAGTGACAGAGCTTGGGGATGGGGTTTTTATTGGGTGCACCGTTAATCACGCGGTGGTCGACGGGACTTCCTTCTGGAATTTTTTTAATACTTTTGCTGAGATCTCGAAAGGGGCCATGAAAGTAACGAACTCCCCGAATTTTTGCCGGGAAAATGTTTTTAACTCTCCGGTGGTCCTGCCACTTCCCGACGGTGGACCGGCTGCTACGTTTTCCGGTGATGAGCCGCTGCGGGAGAGGATCATACACTTTAGCAGGGAATCAATCTTGAAGATGAAATTCAGAGCCAATAATCCGTTATGGAAACCCCAAAACTCCGATCTGAACGATGCAGAGATTTACGGGAAGGCGAATAACGACGGTAACGGAAAACCTAACGGCACGTTAAAGCCTAAAAGTGAAATTTCGTCATTCCAATCACTTTGCGCTCAATTGTGGCGTTCTGTAACACGCGCGCGTAACTTCCACGACACCAAAACGACGACGTTCAGAATGGCTGTTAACTGTAGACATCGATTAGATCCTAAGGTGGACCCCTTTTATTTCGGTAACTTGATCCAAAGCATCCCAACCGTTGCTTCCGTTGGGGACCTACTTTCACATGACTTGTCGTGGGCAGCCAATCAGCTCCACCAAAATGTGGTGGCACATGATAATGCTACTGTGCGCCGAGGTGTGAAGGATTGGGAAAGCAATCCAAAGTTGTTTCCTTTGGGTAACTTTGATGGTGCTATGATAACCATGGGAAGTTCTCCCAGGTTTCCAATGTATAACAATGACTTCGGGTGGGGTCGGCCCATGGCGATTCGCAGCGGTAAGGCTAATAAATTTGATGGTAAGATTTCGGCTTTTCCAGGTCGTGATGGTGATGGCAGTATTGATCTTGAGGTAGTGTTAGCTCCCGAGACCATGGCCGGTCTTGAATGTGATCAAGAATTTATGCAATACGTGTCTTAA